The following are encoded together in the Nocardia sp. XZ_19_385 genome:
- a CDS encoding LppP/LprE family lipoprotein produces the protein MGIKPAVIAVAAGIALAATGCGDNSPAPSAPGTPSRPSSVPVTPPQPGTANNPTAPEAPPTEQPPTPATAQPGSGHGYCFDLNSELAHSAFTQVIASEPATEWTIPGASEDLIADGCSGVLSWMTVEGTGIHPATHVLFFTGGKYLGTASKEPYGYTHVLGKTRNTVQVQYRWPLAEDALCCPTGGPSVVTFTLNGTSVTAQGQFPPS, from the coding sequence ATGGGCATCAAACCGGCAGTAATCGCTGTCGCCGCGGGCATTGCGCTCGCCGCGACCGGGTGCGGTGACAACTCGCCCGCGCCCTCCGCCCCTGGCACACCGTCGCGCCCGTCGAGCGTGCCCGTCACCCCGCCCCAGCCCGGGACCGCGAACAACCCGACCGCACCCGAGGCCCCGCCGACCGAGCAGCCCCCAACCCCGGCGACGGCGCAGCCCGGCAGCGGCCACGGCTATTGCTTCGATCTGAATTCCGAGCTCGCGCACTCCGCGTTCACCCAGGTCATCGCGTCCGAACCGGCCACCGAGTGGACCATTCCGGGCGCCAGCGAGGACCTGATCGCCGACGGCTGCTCCGGGGTCCTGTCCTGGATGACGGTGGAGGGCACGGGCATCCACCCCGCCACCCACGTCCTGTTCTTCACCGGCGGCAAATACCTCGGCACAGCCTCCAAGGAGCCCTACGGCTACACCCACGTGCTGGGCAAGACCCGCAATACCGTTCAGGTGCAATACAGATGGCCGCTGGCGGAGGACGCGCTGTGCTGCCCGACGGGCGGCCCCAGCGTGGTCACCTTCACCTTGAACGGCACCTCGGTGACGGCGCAGGGCCAGTTCCCGCCGAGTTGA
- a CDS encoding bile acid:sodium symporter family protein produces MGSTGFAVLLPIALALIMFGLGLTLTVDDFVRVLRYPKAAVVALGCQMVLLPAVCLGLVYLFGLGGALAAGMMLLAASPGGPSANLFSHIAGGNVALNITLTAVNSVLAVFTMPLVVALSFSLFLDDAESIGLRPDKFAQVFAIVLIPVAIGMFVHHRFTDWAERMRGKVKVLSIVVLALVVTAAVAKNFEILTENIGKLAAICLVFAVISLAVGYFVPKLLKVDEDQAIASAMEIGIHNGAIAIAVAATVLQNDAMAVPGAVYGVLMNIPAAAAAYLLARRARQRSPEPAAAG; encoded by the coding sequence ATGGGTTCAACGGGTTTCGCGGTGCTGTTGCCGATTGCGCTGGCGCTGATCATGTTCGGGCTCGGGTTGACGTTGACCGTGGACGACTTCGTCAGGGTGCTGCGGTATCCGAAGGCGGCGGTGGTGGCGCTGGGGTGTCAGATGGTGTTGCTGCCCGCGGTGTGTCTGGGGCTGGTGTATCTGTTCGGGCTGGGTGGGGCGCTGGCGGCCGGGATGATGTTGCTGGCGGCCTCGCCGGGCGGGCCGTCGGCCAACCTGTTCAGCCATATCGCCGGCGGCAATGTGGCGTTGAATATCACGCTGACGGCGGTGAATTCGGTGCTGGCGGTGTTCACGATGCCGCTGGTGGTGGCGCTGTCGTTCAGTTTGTTCCTCGACGACGCCGAATCGATCGGGCTGCGGCCGGACAAGTTCGCGCAGGTGTTCGCGATCGTGCTGATACCGGTCGCGATCGGGATGTTCGTGCACCACCGGTTCACCGATTGGGCCGAGCGGATGCGCGGCAAGGTGAAGGTGCTGTCGATCGTGGTGCTGGCGCTGGTGGTCACCGCGGCGGTCGCGAAGAATTTCGAGATCCTGACCGAGAACATCGGGAAACTGGCCGCGATCTGCCTGGTGTTCGCGGTGATCAGTCTGGCTGTCGGATATTTCGTGCCGAAGTTGCTGAAGGTCGACGAGGATCAGGCGATCGCTTCGGCCATGGAGATCGGCATTCACAACGGCGCGATCGCGATCGCGGTCGCGGCGACGGTGCTGCAGAACGACGCGATGGCGGTGCCGGGCGCGGTTTACGGCGTGCTGATGAACATCCCCGCCGCCGCTGCCGCCTATCTGCTGGCCAGGCGTGCGCGGCAGCGGTCACCGGAACCCGCCGCGGCGGGCTGA